One genomic window of Thioclava sp. GXIMD4216 includes the following:
- a CDS encoding folate-binding protein, with translation MSQRRIYKISGPDREHFLQGLVSNDVTRLKDGPVYAALLTPQGKYLADFLLVPWGEEILLDIDAGLAEATVRRLMMYKLRAKAEISETDLKLYRGTSEVRPDGAVMDPRHPALGWRLYGETEGDDGSDFDAIRVEHCIPETGIELTPDTFILEAGFERLHGVDFRKGCYVGQEVTARMKHKTELRKGLVRVAITGHAAPGTEIRAGEKPAGVLFTQSGGYAIAYLRLDRAGAQMRAGDALVSYG, from the coding sequence AGGGCTGGTCAGCAATGACGTGACACGCCTGAAGGACGGGCCGGTCTATGCCGCGCTGCTGACGCCGCAGGGGAAATATCTGGCCGATTTCCTGCTGGTGCCGTGGGGCGAGGAGATCCTGCTGGATATTGATGCGGGGCTGGCAGAGGCGACGGTCCGCCGCCTGATGATGTATAAGCTGCGCGCCAAGGCCGAGATCTCGGAGACGGACCTCAAGCTGTATCGCGGCACCTCGGAGGTCAGGCCCGACGGGGCTGTGATGGACCCGCGTCATCCCGCGCTGGGCTGGCGGCTTTATGGCGAGACCGAGGGCGATGATGGCAGTGATTTCGACGCGATCCGCGTCGAGCATTGTATCCCCGAGACTGGGATCGAGCTGACGCCCGACACCTTCATTCTGGAAGCGGGGTTCGAGCGCCTGCATGGTGTGGATTTCCGCAAGGGCTGCTATGTGGGGCAGGAAGTGACCGCACGGATGAAGCACAAGACCGAGTTGCGTAAGGGGCTGGTGCGGGTCGCGATTACCGGGCATGCCGCACCCGGAACCGAGATCCGCGCCGGAGAGAAGCCTGCGGGGGTCCTGTTTACCCAGTCCGGCGGGTATGCGATCGCCTATCTGCGGCTTGATCGCGCGGGCGCGCAGATGCGGGCGGGCGATGCGCTGGTCTCGTATGGTTGA
- a CDS encoding DUF6280 family protein has product MRDFVDGSAFNYEQGQRARKLFAAVVLAALDDAIADDKKYGNGPEQIARWARSRDGREVLSCAGIDPNERVVSGLMEFVSKGIRTSVALSREESERRMAAEEAEAA; this is encoded by the coding sequence ATGCGCGATTTCGTGGATGGCTCCGCATTCAACTATGAACAAGGTCAACGCGCACGGAAGCTGTTTGCTGCCGTCGTTCTGGCAGCTCTGGATGATGCGATTGCCGACGATAAGAAATACGGAAATGGCCCAGAGCAGATTGCACGCTGGGCACGCTCGCGCGATGGCCGCGAGGTTCTGTCCTGTGCCGGTATCGACCCCAACGAACGGGTTGTCAGCGGCCTGATGGAATTCGTTTCCAAGGGCATTCGGACCTCTGTCGCTTTGTCGCGTGAGGAAAGCGAACGCCGTATGGCAGCCGAAGAAGCCGAGGCTGCCTGA
- a CDS encoding DMT family transporter: protein MQEKSNLKGALYGLLAMAIYASHDAIVKGLGGKFSAIQIVFVAALLSFPILSFIMLNDKKAGHLRPAYPGWVILRSVCMIIAGLTAFYAFSTLPLAQVYPILFATPLLVTILSIPLLGETVRLRRWVAIAVGLAGVLIVVRPGQADLALGHLAAVLSAFCTALASVIVRKIGTQERSIVLLIYPMMGNFLAMGMALPFVYVPMDMTDFALMGTIALFGLTASFITILAYREGEAVIVAPMQYSQIIWAVVFGYLFFSEGINLTTLVGAGVVIASGVYMVLREKSAGTSQNMPVLNTRHRLEMPYAPRSSLLGRLLKRPVTPGPGREMRGRETK, encoded by the coding sequence ATGCAGGAAAAATCCAATCTGAAGGGCGCGCTTTACGGGCTGCTGGCGATGGCGATCTATGCGTCGCATGATGCGATCGTAAAAGGGTTGGGCGGCAAGTTCTCGGCGATCCAGATCGTCTTTGTGGCCGCCTTGCTGAGCTTTCCCATCCTGTCATTCATCATGCTCAACGACAAAAAGGCGGGGCATCTGCGGCCAGCCTATCCGGGCTGGGTGATCCTGCGGTCTGTCTGTATGATCATTGCGGGGCTGACGGCGTTTTATGCCTTCTCGACGCTGCCGCTGGCGCAGGTCTATCCGATCCTCTTCGCGACACCGCTTCTGGTGACGATCCTGTCGATCCCGCTTCTGGGCGAGACGGTCCGGTTGCGGCGCTGGGTGGCGATTGCGGTCGGTCTTGCCGGTGTGCTGATCGTGGTGCGCCCCGGACAGGCGGATCTGGCACTGGGGCATCTGGCCGCCGTGCTCTCGGCCTTCTGTACGGCGCTGGCTTCGGTCATCGTGCGTAAGATCGGGACGCAGGAGCGTTCGATCGTTTTGCTGATCTACCCGATGATGGGCAATTTTCTGGCAATGGGCATGGCGCTGCCTTTCGTTTACGTGCCGATGGACATGACCGATTTCGCCCTGATGGGAACCATCGCGTTATTCGGGCTGACTGCAAGCTTCATCACCATTCTGGCCTATCGCGAGGGCGAGGCGGTGATTGTCGCGCCGATGCAATACAGCCAGATCATCTGGGCCGTGGTCTTCGGCTACCTGTTCTTCAGCGAGGGAATAAATCTGACGACCCTTGTCGGGGCGGGCGTCGTGATTGCCTCGGGCGTCTATATGGTCCTGCGCGAGAAAAGCGCGGGCACTTCACAGAACATGCCGGTGCTCAATACGCGCCACCGTCTGGAGATGCCCTATGCGCCCCGTTCGTCGCTTCTGGGGCGGCTGCTCAAGCGGCCCGTGACACCGGGTCCAGGACGCGAGATGCGGGGTCGGGAAACAAAATGA